The following nucleotide sequence is from Mesobacillus jeotgali.
ATGCTTCCTGCACCCTGAGAGTTATGAGCATAAGCTTCACCAGTAGCTGGATCAATTACATCTACTGCAGTATTCATCAATGCAGCTTTCACATCATCTGTACCCCATTGAGGATTCTTCTGCAACAGCAATGCAGCTGCACCCGCTACGTGTGGTGAAGACATACTAGTACCTTGTAATGCAGCATAACCGTTACCAGGGAAAGTACTTACGATGTTCACGCCAGGAGCTGATACATCCGGCTTGATCATCCAAGAAAGTGTTACTGGACCTCGGGAAGAGAAGTCAGCCATTGTTTCGTCTACCCAATTAGAGAATTCGATATTGAATGACACTTTGTTATTGCCCTCTTCTAACTCAGCTAGTAATTTTTGACCGTCTGAAAGCTCTGTTTTAATAGTTGGTATTGCCATTCCAGGAACGTCCGCATGTTCACCAGCAACATTGTTGAAAATAATTGCTCCAACAGCGCCCGCATTCTTCGCATTTTCTGCCTTATCAACGAATGCAAATCCGCCGCGGCTAATCAATGCAATTTTCCCTTCAAGGTCTTTCCCTTCGAAGTCACTTTCAGCACCTAGACCCACATATACAAACTCATATTCCTCTCCATTTAACGCCAACAATTCAGCGTCAGAAGGGAATCCCATGACTTTTGCTGTTGGATATTCTACACCCTCAGAAGTGGATAGAGCGGCAGTATATTCATTATAAGGCAATTGTGTAGCCCCAACAGAAATCGCATCACGGGAAGTACCAGGCGATCCAACTGTCCAGTTGTTCGGACCTGCATTTCCGTTTGAAGTGACAGCTACTACGCCTTCAGCCATTGCCCAATCAAGCGCAATTGAAGTTGCCCAGTCAGGGTTGTTCAATGAGTTTCCTAAAGACAGGTTCATGACATCAGCGCCATCTTGAACTGCTAATTCGATACCTGCTACTACATCTTCAGTCGAACCGCCATCTGGACCAAGTACACGGTAACCTAACAAATTAGCATCTGGAGCGACCCCTTTGATTGCTCCATTCGCAGCAACCGTACCAGATACGTGCGTACCGTGATATTGGGTAGCACCTTCCTGCGGATCATTATCATCATCTACAAAGTCATACCCTTTGTAATCCCCAAAAGCGTGAGCAAGATCAGGGTGCGTATAATCAACCCCCGTATCGATTACCGCTACTGTTACACCTTCACCTGTAAACCCTGCATCCCATGCATCA
It contains:
- a CDS encoding S8 family serine peptidase, yielding MKRYFPRVLLTVVAFVMIFSTFGFGAAANGGTTSQTKLTELPLAEIFGDIELSSSRPTSVIVELKAESIVEAKHKGKKQTKASLKSERGKVIGALKNSVKDAEVKREYDYVFSGFSAKLPANEIIKLLALPGVKAVYPNVHYTADVISAEEISAEEFSPNMMNSAPFIGSNDAWDAGFTGEGVTVAVIDTGVDYTHPDLAHAFGDYKGYDFVDDDNDPQEGATQYHGTHVSGTVAANGAIKGVAPDANLLGYRVLGPDGGSTEDVVAGIELAVQDGADVMNLSLGNSLNNPDWATSIALDWAMAEGVVAVTSNGNAGPNNWTVGSPGTSRDAISVGATQLPYNEYTAALSTSEGVEYPTAKVMGFPSDAELLALNGEEYEFVYVGLGAESDFEGKDLEGKIALISRGGFAFVDKAENAKNAGAVGAIIFNNVAGEHADVPGMAIPTIKTELSDGQKLLAELEEGNNKVSFNIEFSNWVDETMADFSSRGPVTLSWMIKPDVSAPGVNIVSTFPGNGYAALQGTSMSSPHVAGAAALLLQKNPQWGTDDVKAALMNTAVDVIDPATGEAYAHNSQGAGSIRIVDALNTETLVAPGSHSFGKFVKDSGKQVEKNSFEIKNLSSESKTYSFDVQFAGNPDGIKVMTSKNLKVNAGKSQQVNFNVQVDTSKLEPGYYEGTIEIYDGEVTIDVPTILFVGEPDYPRVTGAFMDKAEGGYYVGAYLPGGAEVLEYNLFVLTPDGKIGGYVDTLGTFTNAPTPYHEFLWDGTVQGGIDLPNGDWVLGVYVEKAGVTEYKAYLVTKE